A window of Clostridium botulinum BKT015925 contains these coding sequences:
- a CDS encoding NAD-dependent protein deacylase: MNIVDNIQKLKEIIDNSSRIVFFGGAGVSTESNIPDFRSENGIYKTKHNFTESPEVMLSHGFFMRHTEDFFDFYKAKMVYKDAKPNDAHIALAKLEAKGKLTAVITQNIDGLHQLAGSKNVLELHGSVLRNYCMKCGKNFNLDYVMNSNELVPHCDECGKIVKPDVVLYEEELNMDVMYSAIKHIKEADTLIVGGTSLVVYPAAGLIQYFNGHNLILINKAQTQYDDKADLVINDSIGKVLKEVVI; this comes from the coding sequence ATGAATATTGTGGATAACATTCAAAAGCTTAAAGAGATAATAGATAATAGTTCTAGGATTGTATTTTTTGGTGGTGCTGGAGTTTCAACAGAAAGTAATATACCTGATTTTAGATCAGAAAATGGTATTTATAAAACCAAGCATAATTTTACGGAATCACCTGAAGTTATGCTTAGTCATGGTTTTTTTATGAGACACACAGAGGACTTCTTTGACTTTTATAAGGCAAAAATGGTGTATAAGGATGCAAAACCTAATGATGCTCATATAGCTTTAGCTAAACTTGAAGCTAAAGGAAAATTAACTGCAGTTATTACACAAAATATTGATGGACTTCACCAACTAGCAGGATCTAAAAATGTTTTAGAGTTACATGGATCTGTACTTAGAAATTATTGTATGAAATGTGGCAAAAATTTTAATTTAGATTATGTGATGAATAGCAATGAGTTAGTACCTCATTGTGATGAATGCGGGAAAATAGTAAAACCAGATGTTGTATTATATGAAGAAGAATTAAATATGGATGTAATGTACAGTGCTATAAAGCATATAAAAGAAGCTGATACTTTAATTGTTGGAGGAACTTCTTTAGTGGTATATCCAGCAGCTGGACTTATTCAATATTTCAATGGGCATAATTTAATTCTTATAAATAAAGCTCAAACTCAATATGACGACAAAGCAGATCTAGTTATAAACGATAGTATAGGAAAAGTACTTAAAGAAGTAGTGATATAA
- a CDS encoding peptidylprolyl isomerase produces MENKVLASVNGKEITEKDIEVAIKRFPQERQAYFAGEQGKKQLLEQLIAFELFHAYGKENEFDKTQEFIDGIEIMKKDALTQMSVNKVLSEVQVTDKEVEDYYTANKKNFVVGETVSAKHILVDNEELANEVAEKIKNGMSFDEAAKEYSTCPSKAQGGNLGKFGKGQMVPEFEEAAFNLEIGKLSEPVKTQFGYHLIEVEDKNKATEKSFDEVKDMIKANLIQQRQTAKYTTFVEELKNKYNVEMK; encoded by the coding sequence ATGGAAAATAAAGTTTTAGCTAGCGTTAATGGAAAAGAAATAACAGAAAAAGATATTGAAGTTGCTATTAAAAGATTTCCACAAGAAAGACAGGCTTATTTTGCTGGTGAACAAGGAAAAAAACAATTATTAGAACAATTAATAGCTTTTGAATTATTTCATGCTTATGGAAAAGAAAATGAGTTTGATAAAACACAAGAGTTTATTGATGGCATAGAAATTATGAAGAAAGATGCATTAACTCAAATGTCTGTAAATAAAGTACTTTCAGAAGTACAGGTTACAGATAAAGAAGTGGAAGATTATTATACAGCTAATAAAAAGAACTTTGTTGTTGGAGAAACTGTTTCTGCAAAACATATACTTGTAGATAACGAAGAATTAGCTAATGAAGTAGCAGAGAAAATAAAAAATGGTATGTCTTTTGATGAAGCTGCAAAAGAATATTCAACTTGTCCTTCAAAAGCTCAAGGGGGAAATTTAGGCAAATTCGGAAAAGGACAAATGGTTCCTGAATTTGAAGAAGCTGCATTTAATTTAGAAATAGGTAAATTAAGTGAGCCAGTTAAAACTCAATTTGGATATCACTTAATAGAAGTAGAAGATAAAAATAAAGCTACAGAAAAATCTTTTGATGAAGTTAAAGATATGATAAAAGCTAATTTAATTCAACAAAGACAAACAGCTAAATATACTACTTTTGTAGAAGAATTAAAAAATAAATATAATGTAGAAATGAAATAA
- a CDS encoding sodium-dependent transporter, translated as MQEHKEREGFSSGLAAFFATLGSAVGLGNIWKFPYVVGSNGGAAFLLVYFGFILFIGLPIMISEFYIGRKTRKNVVGAIDELTSNKMWKGIGGFSILGAYLILFFYSTVGGWVYSYIFKSLRGVFNGSTTESVKQQFLTTTISPISPIVWQIVVIAVVSTILILGVKNGIEKITKTLMPVLFVLIIACDIKALMLPGVGESFKFLFKIDFSSLTSQGILMAMGLAFFKMSVGMGAMTTYGSYFTKKDNMIGTAAKVAISDTIVSLLVGVAVFSAVFTFNMQPAGGPGLLFMTVPLVFTKIPFGTVLLVLFFILASIAATTAMTSMCEVVVAYFVEQKGMSRTKSVLLNACILLGLGIFATLSADEGALLGGFTICGLRIFDIFDHLSSNIVLPLGGLLIAIFIGYFIPKEDLEKELSNNGELKIGKIIKLYRFILRYITPILVLVVFLSSIGIIK; from the coding sequence ATGCAGGAGCATAAAGAGAGAGAGGGGTTTTCCTCAGGCCTAGCAGCTTTTTTTGCAACTTTAGGTTCTGCAGTAGGGTTGGGGAATATATGGAAGTTTCCTTACGTAGTAGGATCTAATGGAGGAGCAGCATTCTTATTAGTATACTTTGGATTTATATTATTTATAGGGTTACCTATAATGATTAGTGAATTTTATATAGGAAGAAAGACTAGAAAAAATGTTGTGGGAGCAATAGATGAATTAACGTCAAATAAGATGTGGAAAGGTATTGGTGGATTCTCAATATTAGGAGCATATCTTATACTATTTTTCTATAGTACTGTAGGTGGTTGGGTATATTCTTATATATTTAAATCATTACGTGGAGTTTTTAATGGATCTACAACGGAAAGTGTAAAGCAACAATTTTTAACTACTACTATAAGTCCTATTAGTCCAATAGTATGGCAAATAGTTGTCATAGCAGTAGTTTCTACTATTCTTATTTTAGGAGTAAAGAATGGAATCGAGAAAATAACAAAGACACTTATGCCAGTTTTATTTGTACTTATTATAGCATGTGATATTAAGGCTTTAATGTTACCAGGGGTTGGTGAGAGCTTTAAATTCTTATTTAAAATTGATTTTTCAAGCTTAACAAGTCAAGGAATATTAATGGCTATGGGATTAGCATTTTTTAAGATGTCTGTAGGTATGGGAGCTATGACTACATATGGAAGTTATTTTACTAAGAAGGATAATATGATTGGTACCGCAGCTAAAGTTGCTATATCTGATACAATTGTATCTCTTTTAGTTGGAGTTGCTGTATTTTCGGCAGTATTTACTTTTAATATGCAACCAGCAGGAGGACCAGGACTTTTATTTATGACAGTTCCGTTAGTTTTCACAAAGATACCTTTTGGAACGGTTTTACTAGTATTATTCTTTATATTAGCTTCAATAGCTGCAACTACAGCTATGACATCTATGTGTGAAGTTGTTGTAGCATACTTTGTAGAGCAAAAAGGAATGTCTAGAACTAAGTCTGTTTTACTAAATGCATGTATACTTTTAGGTCTTGGTATATTTGCAACTCTTTCAGCAGATGAAGGAGCGCTGCTTGGAGGATTTACAATATGTGGTCTTAGAATATTTGATATATTTGACCATTTATCTTCTAATATAGTATTACCATTAGGTGGGTTATTAATAGCTATATTTATAGGGTATTTTATTCCAAAAGAAGATTTAGAAAAAGAACTTTCAAACAATGGAGAACTTAAAATTGGTAAAATAATAAAATTATATAGATTTATTTTAAGATATATTACACCAATATTAGTTTTAGTAGTATTTTTAAGTTCCATTGGTATAATAAAATAA